A genomic segment from Lignipirellula cremea encodes:
- a CDS encoding tetratricopeptide repeat protein, producing MMIDSRRGQGRTVAATPSIFAAVAMAAGLLASLAGCGDKFTPVERGESVQLTESGSEDISTALDKLGQIDKSDLDQHWIQGLYAVRRWLDTVDPPADWRPDPMLDSLPTQLAEMDAVANLSQKTPRPEEIEYLLECIWARDITRWVLSDFQDPSLALFNARAAEGSDNVFADREEDALGEALRLFDFTVRHVQLEPLLEAPPAAEPTEAPAPTRLVDGPGYMQPPWKALLMASGDAWQRSRVFIALCRAANIDAVMLGIASEEPGGPVQPWLAAAAVQGQLYLFDAQLGVPIPGPQPQSIATLAQLQADPQLLRKLDIGGSEPHVYPVQAADLSRVVALIDAPVESLSIRTRMIEDALVGEQRLRAVVDPSALAARIQACEGIEECQLWEVPFQTTLYNVARKKRAGADETYRQENLRDEIMYYVANLSWGRRKHFRGIFSDEGDDQGAKSLFLELRLPETRIEQLPDSKELQRAYGFDRNAPRDEALRKQYMQLQIPILRRAKQRATLWLGLALYDSGDFRSAGNWFDRVRTDPSEIDVCRQSATYNLGRSLEAQGEPALARDMYYLDKESPQLHGNLLRARLLILAEDQPAGDGSAAAPGDPEK from the coding sequence ATGATGATCGACTCCAGGCGGGGCCAGGGCCGGACCGTCGCAGCGACGCCCTCGATTTTTGCCGCCGTAGCGATGGCTGCCGGTTTGCTGGCCAGCCTTGCCGGTTGCGGCGATAAGTTCACGCCGGTCGAACGCGGCGAATCGGTGCAGCTGACGGAATCCGGCTCCGAGGACATTTCCACTGCGCTGGATAAACTCGGACAGATCGACAAGTCGGATCTGGACCAGCACTGGATCCAGGGGCTTTACGCCGTGCGAAGGTGGCTTGATACGGTCGATCCGCCCGCCGACTGGCGTCCCGATCCAATGCTTGATTCCCTGCCGACACAGCTGGCCGAGATGGACGCCGTCGCCAACCTGAGCCAGAAAACGCCGCGCCCCGAAGAGATCGAATACCTGCTGGAATGCATCTGGGCCCGCGACATCACCCGCTGGGTGCTGTCCGATTTCCAGGACCCCTCGCTCGCGCTCTTTAACGCCCGGGCGGCCGAAGGCTCCGACAATGTGTTTGCCGACCGGGAAGAAGACGCCCTGGGGGAAGCCTTGCGGTTGTTTGACTTCACCGTGCGACATGTGCAGCTGGAGCCGCTGCTGGAAGCGCCGCCGGCGGCTGAGCCGACCGAAGCGCCGGCGCCGACCCGGCTGGTCGATGGGCCGGGCTACATGCAGCCGCCGTGGAAAGCGCTGCTGATGGCGTCGGGCGACGCCTGGCAACGGTCGCGGGTATTTATCGCCTTGTGCCGGGCCGCCAACATTGACGCGGTGATGCTGGGAATCGCCAGCGAAGAGCCAGGCGGGCCGGTTCAGCCGTGGCTGGCCGCGGCGGCCGTCCAGGGGCAGCTGTACTTGTTCGACGCCCAGCTGGGCGTCCCGATTCCCGGTCCGCAGCCGCAGTCGATCGCCACGCTGGCCCAGCTGCAGGCCGACCCGCAGCTGCTCCGCAAGCTCGACATTGGCGGCAGTGAACCGCACGTCTATCCGGTCCAGGCGGCCGACCTGTCGCGAGTTGTCGCCCTGATCGACGCCCCGGTCGAAAGCCTGTCGATTCGCACCCGCATGATCGAAGACGCCCTGGTGGGCGAGCAGCGTCTCCGCGCGGTGGTCGATCCGTCCGCCCTGGCCGCACGGATCCAGGCCTGCGAAGGGATCGAAGAGTGCCAGCTGTGGGAGGTTCCCTTCCAGACGACCCTCTACAATGTCGCCCGGAAAAAACGGGCCGGCGCCGATGAAACGTATCGCCAGGAGAACCTGCGCGACGAGATCATGTATTATGTGGCCAATCTCAGCTGGGGCCGCCGCAAGCACTTTCGCGGCATTTTCAGCGATGAAGGCGACGACCAGGGCGCCAAGAGCCTGTTCCTGGAGTTACGGCTGCCGGAGACCCGGATCGAACAGCTGCCGGACAGCAAGGAACTGCAACGCGCCTACGGGTTCGACCGGAACGCCCCGCGCGACGAAGCCTTGCGGAAGCAGTACATGCAGCTGCAGATTCCCATTCTCCGCCGGGCCAAGCAGCGCGCCACGCTCTGGCTGGGGCTGGCCCTGTACGATTCGGGCGACTTCAGGTCGGCCGGCAACTGGTTCGATCGGGTCCGCACCGACCCTTCCGAGATCGACGTCTGCCGCCAGAGCGCGACCTACAACCTGGGCCGCAGTCTCGAGGCGCAAGGGGAGCCCGCCCTGGCCCGCGACATGTACTATCTGGACAAAGAATCGCCCCAGCTGCACGGCAATCTGCTCCGAGCGCGGCTACTGATTCTGGCCGAGGACCAGCCCGCTGGCGACGGGTCTGCGGCGGCCCCTGGCGACCCGGAAAAATGA
- a CDS encoding AIM24 family protein, with translation MSDQRYSLNEFVEESRQRDRGEGLFELESARMLEVNLNGMVWSKMGAMVAYVGAMKFTREGMMEHGIGKFLKKAVTGEGTRLTKVEGQGRLYLADSGKKVQILNLQNETLVVNGNDLLAFEPSIQWDISIMKKLTAIVAGGLFNVKLSGTGMIAITTHYDPLTLMVRPDQPVRTDPNATVAWSGNLSPEFKTDVSLKSFFGRGSGESIQMEFRGDGFVVIQPFEEVTFQGQG, from the coding sequence ATGTCTGATCAACGCTATTCCCTGAATGAATTTGTCGAAGAAAGCCGCCAGCGCGACCGGGGCGAAGGGCTCTTTGAGCTGGAAAGCGCCCGCATGCTGGAGGTTAATCTCAACGGCATGGTCTGGTCGAAGATGGGCGCCATGGTCGCTTATGTGGGCGCCATGAAGTTCACCCGCGAAGGGATGATGGAACACGGCATCGGCAAGTTCCTGAAAAAGGCCGTCACGGGCGAAGGCACCAGGCTGACCAAGGTCGAAGGCCAGGGGCGGTTGTATCTGGCCGATAGCGGCAAGAAAGTGCAGATTCTGAACCTGCAGAACGAAACGCTGGTCGTCAACGGTAACGACCTGCTGGCCTTTGAGCCATCGATCCAGTGGGACATTTCCATCATGAAGAAGCTTACCGCCATCGTGGCCGGCGGTTTGTTCAATGTGAAACTGTCCGGCACCGGCATGATCGCCATTACGACCCACTACGATCCGCTGACGCTGATGGTCCGCCCTGACCAGCCGGTCCGCACCGACCCCAACGCCACGGTCGCCTGGTCCGGCAACCTGTCGCCTGAGTTCAAAACCGACGTCTCGCTGAAATCCTTCTTCGGCCGCGGTTCGGGCGAGTCCATCCAGATGGAGTTCCGCGGCGACGGCTTCGTGGTGATCCAGCCCTTCGAAGAAGTCACCTTCCAGGGACAAGGCTAA
- a CDS encoding prolyl oligopeptidase family serine peptidase, producing MNTPDHSRCWLKVLAVVAMLLSGFPRGSLAEERTFRPMYPETKKCDQVDDYHGESIADPYRWLEEADAEDTKAWVVAQNKVTESYLSQLPQRDKFRERLTELWNFERFGTPRQKGGRYFYTRNDGLQNQSVLCVAESLHAEPRVLLDPNQWSKDGTVDLASWIPSDDGKLLAIGVSHAGSDWTEWKVVDVDTGKERSDLLKWVKFSGVAWTPDNSGLYYSRYAEPAPGEELTGANYNQQLYFHRLGESQSSDTLIYERPDQKEWGFQGGVTEDGRYLLIHVWRGTERKSQIFYQDLQEKGPIVELLTGFDADYDYLGNDGKTFYIQTDHSAPRGRVVAIDLDHPEVDAWKEIIPQTEDTLESADLVGDLFFARYLKNACSVVERFHLDGSSAGQVELPGIGSANGFHGERADKETFYSFTNFTTPSSIYRYDLTTGETTLYRAPKVAFDGSDFETKQVFVTSADGVQVPMFIVHKKGLKLDGSHPTMLYGYGGFNISITPGFSLTAAVWLETGGVYAVANIRGGGEFGQAWHEGGTVENKQHVFDDFIAAAEWLQANKYTSAEHLAIRGGSNGGLLVGACMTQRPELFAACAPAVGVLDMLRFHKFTIGWAWISEYGSADDAAQYKILKAYSPLHCLKPGTRYPATLVTTGDHDDRVVPAHSFKYAAALQAAQAADGPPTLIRIETSAGHGGGKPTSKVIEESADVLAFLWSVVK from the coding sequence ATGAATACGCCTGATCACTCGCGTTGCTGGCTGAAAGTGCTGGCGGTTGTCGCCATGCTGTTGTCTGGCTTCCCGCGAGGGAGCCTGGCCGAAGAAAGGACGTTTCGCCCGATGTATCCAGAAACCAAAAAGTGCGACCAGGTTGACGACTACCATGGCGAGTCGATCGCCGATCCGTATCGCTGGCTGGAAGAGGCCGACGCCGAAGACACCAAAGCGTGGGTCGTCGCGCAGAACAAAGTCACCGAGTCGTACCTGTCGCAGCTGCCCCAGCGGGACAAGTTCCGCGAGCGGTTGACCGAGCTCTGGAACTTTGAACGCTTCGGCACGCCGCGGCAAAAGGGCGGGCGATACTTCTACACCCGGAACGACGGCCTGCAGAACCAGAGCGTGCTCTGCGTGGCCGAGTCGCTCCATGCTGAGCCCCGCGTGCTGCTGGATCCAAACCAGTGGTCCAAGGACGGCACCGTCGATCTGGCCAGCTGGATCCCCAGCGACGACGGCAAGCTCCTGGCGATTGGCGTCTCTCATGCCGGATCCGACTGGACCGAGTGGAAGGTCGTCGATGTCGACACGGGCAAGGAGCGTTCCGATCTGCTCAAGTGGGTCAAGTTCTCCGGCGTCGCCTGGACGCCCGACAACAGCGGCCTGTATTACAGTCGCTACGCCGAACCGGCCCCCGGCGAAGAACTGACCGGCGCCAACTATAACCAGCAGCTGTATTTCCATCGGCTGGGCGAATCGCAATCCAGCGACACGCTCATCTATGAACGTCCTGACCAGAAGGAATGGGGCTTCCAGGGCGGCGTGACGGAAGACGGCCGCTACCTGTTAATCCATGTCTGGCGCGGCACGGAACGGAAGAGCCAGATCTTTTACCAGGACCTGCAGGAGAAAGGGCCGATCGTCGAACTTCTGACCGGTTTCGACGCCGACTACGACTACCTGGGGAACGACGGCAAAACGTTCTACATCCAGACCGACCACAGCGCGCCGCGGGGCCGGGTGGTGGCAATCGACCTGGATCACCCGGAGGTCGACGCCTGGAAAGAGATCATCCCGCAGACCGAGGACACGCTGGAATCGGCGGATCTGGTCGGCGATCTGTTCTTTGCCCGCTACCTGAAAAACGCCTGCAGCGTGGTCGAGCGGTTCCATCTGGACGGCAGCTCGGCCGGCCAGGTAGAACTGCCCGGCATCGGCTCGGCGAACGGCTTCCACGGGGAACGGGCGGACAAGGAGACGTTTTACTCGTTCACCAACTTCACCACGCCGTCGAGCATTTACCGCTACGACCTGACGACGGGCGAAACCACCTTGTATCGGGCGCCCAAGGTCGCCTTTGACGGCTCCGATTTTGAAACGAAGCAGGTGTTCGTCACCAGCGCCGACGGCGTCCAAGTGCCGATGTTCATTGTGCATAAAAAGGGGCTGAAGCTGGACGGCTCGCATCCGACCATGCTCTATGGGTACGGCGGGTTTAATATCTCGATCACGCCCGGGTTCAGTCTGACCGCGGCCGTCTGGCTGGAGACGGGCGGCGTGTATGCGGTCGCCAACATCCGCGGCGGCGGGGAGTTTGGCCAGGCCTGGCACGAAGGCGGCACGGTCGAGAACAAGCAGCATGTGTTTGACGACTTTATCGCCGCGGCCGAGTGGCTGCAGGCGAACAAGTACACCAGTGCGGAACACCTGGCGATCCGTGGCGGCAGCAACGGCGGCCTGCTGGTTGGCGCCTGTATGACGCAGCGGCCGGAACTGTTCGCCGCTTGCGCCCCGGCGGTCGGGGTTCTGGATATGCTCCGCTTCCACAAGTTCACCATCGGCTGGGCGTGGATCTCCGAATACGGTTCGGCTGACGACGCCGCGCAGTACAAGATTCTCAAGGCGTACTCCCCCCTGCACTGCCTGAAACCGGGCACCCGTTATCCGGCCACGCTAGTCACCACCGGCGATCACGACGACCGCGTGGTGCCGGCCCACAGCTTCAAGTACGCCGCCGCCCTGCAGGCCGCCCAGGCGGCAGACGGCCCGCCGACGCTGATCCGGATCGAAACCAGCGCCGGCCACGGCGGCGGGAAACCGACTAGCAAAGTGATCGAAGAATCGGCCGACGTGCTGGCGTTCTTATGGTCGGTGGTGAAGTAG
- the kdsA gene encoding 3-deoxy-8-phosphooctulonate synthase: MPANNPARVGPYLCGPGQPLLVIAGPCVLESERLTLEIAGRLQEMASRLPISLVFKASFDKANRTSLGSYRGLGMEEGLTLLAKAAAETGLPVTTDIHESHQAAPVAQVCDLLQIPAFLARQTDLLIAAAETGKAVNVKKGQFLAPGDMLHVLNKLVAAGAENVMLCERGTFFGYGRLVNDMRALPQMRQFGVPVVFDATHSVQEPGGLGGATGGQREMVEPLARAAIAIGIDALFLETHPDPDTSPSDGPNMIPLDQLEALLNRLLQIRAVVETWN; this comes from the coding sequence ATGCCTGCCAATAATCCCGCCCGGGTTGGACCCTATCTATGCGGCCCTGGCCAGCCCTTGCTGGTGATCGCCGGGCCGTGCGTGCTGGAGTCGGAGCGTCTCACGCTGGAGATCGCCGGCCGGCTGCAGGAAATGGCCAGCCGTCTGCCGATCTCGCTCGTCTTCAAGGCCTCGTTCGACAAAGCCAATCGCACCAGCCTGGGTTCTTACCGCGGACTGGGGATGGAAGAAGGTCTGACCCTGCTGGCCAAAGCAGCGGCCGAAACGGGGCTGCCCGTCACGACCGATATCCACGAATCGCACCAGGCGGCTCCGGTCGCCCAGGTGTGCGACCTGCTGCAGATCCCGGCGTTCCTGGCCCGGCAGACCGACCTGCTGATCGCGGCCGCGGAAACGGGCAAGGCCGTGAATGTCAAAAAGGGCCAGTTCCTGGCGCCTGGCGATATGCTGCACGTGCTGAACAAGCTGGTCGCCGCCGGGGCCGAGAATGTCATGCTGTGCGAACGCGGCACCTTTTTTGGTTACGGACGCCTGGTCAACGACATGCGAGCCCTCCCGCAGATGCGGCAGTTTGGCGTGCCGGTCGTCTTCGACGCCACCCATAGCGTACAGGAGCCGGGCGGTCTGGGCGGAGCCACCGGCGGCCAGCGTGAAATGGTCGAACCACTAGCCCGGGCCGCCATCGCCATCGGCATCGACGCCCTGTTTCTGGAAACGCACCCCGATCCGGACACCTCCCCCAGCGACGGCCCAAACATGATTCCGCTGGACCAGCTGGAAGCCCTGCTCAACCGCCTGCTCCAGATTCGCGCCGTCGTCGAAACCTGGAATTAA
- a CDS encoding diacylglycerol/lipid kinase family protein, translated as MASRTFHFPSPDARKVIVSANPKAGARSGRPQIDAVSAQLTARGFDVETATDIDHVAAQAVRWQESGQLRCVVAAGGDGTVALVANRTPPGTPLAILPLGTENLLARYLGVSPDPGRLCDLIEHSGTVQLDAGLADGRIFLLMVSCGFDAEVVRRLHQERSGHIHHLSYAKPILDSIRTYQYPEVRVIRDPQAASSDSSQTQARWVFVANLPRYAGGLQILPQADGSDGLLDVCTFREGSLISGLVYLAGILFGQHASWEGCEMQQLRRVRLEPLDPQRDVPYQLDGDPGGFLPVEIEILPERLTLITPQAWAQTHGFETTPAAGA; from the coding sequence ATGGCTTCACGCACCTTTCATTTTCCGTCGCCCGACGCCCGCAAGGTGATCGTTTCGGCCAATCCCAAGGCCGGCGCTCGTTCGGGGCGGCCGCAGATCGATGCCGTGTCCGCCCAGTTAACGGCCCGCGGCTTTGATGTGGAAACGGCGACCGATATCGATCACGTCGCCGCGCAGGCCGTCCGCTGGCAGGAATCGGGCCAGCTCCGCTGCGTGGTCGCCGCCGGAGGAGACGGCACGGTGGCGCTCGTCGCCAATCGCACCCCGCCGGGAACCCCGCTGGCCATTTTACCGCTGGGGACCGAGAATCTGCTGGCCCGTTATTTGGGCGTGTCGCCTGATCCGGGCCGGCTGTGCGACCTGATCGAACACAGCGGCACGGTCCAGCTGGACGCCGGGCTGGCGGACGGGCGGATTTTCCTGCTGATGGTCAGCTGCGGATTCGACGCCGAAGTCGTCCGCAGGCTGCACCAGGAGCGATCCGGCCACATCCATCATTTGTCGTACGCCAAACCAATTCTCGATTCGATCCGTACATACCAGTATCCCGAAGTGCGCGTGATCCGCGATCCCCAGGCGGCTTCCTCGGACTCGTCGCAAACCCAGGCCCGCTGGGTATTTGTGGCGAACTTGCCGCGATACGCCGGGGGGTTACAGATTTTGCCGCAAGCAGACGGATCCGACGGCCTGCTGGATGTTTGTACGTTTCGCGAAGGCTCTTTGATTTCTGGCCTGGTATATTTGGCGGGAATTTTGTTCGGCCAGCATGCCTCGTGGGAAGGGTGCGAGATGCAGCAACTGCGGCGGGTTCGCCTGGAGCCTCTCGATCCCCAGCGGGACGTGCCGTACCAGCTGGACGGCGACCCCGGCGGATTTCTGCCGGTTGAGATCGAAATTTTGCCCGAACGGCTCACCCTGATTACCCCTCAGGCCTGGGCCCAGACGCACGGATTTGAAACCACCCCCGCCGCCGGCGCCTGA
- a CDS encoding sugar phosphate isomerase/epimerase family protein yields the protein MAEQATVILSGFADEAANQKTAEQQFSAFAALGLQFYTIRFVDVGNGVKNVMELTTAEVTKLRHLEDEYGLNVSSIGSPIGKVKLLDVDDKSKNRYVPFAQYLEKDVAKACELAHAFETKLIRGFSFYHPRGADPREHLSQVVDQLGQIAEACHRSDLTFGLEVEANLVGQSGDLLADIHKQVNHPALVLIFDAGNIVSQGCPPDEVFAQYEAMKPGMGWMHIKDYRFPQPMVKVEHVNEEMLKHFVPADLGDSAHERILRDFKTMLPGLTAHLQRRGVPGVFLDLEPHVKGGGQFGGFSGPDGMGVALRGLCRVLDYVGINYHLRDFDDIQDARGF from the coding sequence ATGGCCGAACAAGCCACTGTCATTTTGTCGGGCTTCGCCGATGAAGCCGCTAACCAGAAAACGGCCGAACAGCAGTTTTCCGCCTTCGCCGCCCTGGGACTGCAGTTCTATACGATTCGCTTTGTCGATGTCGGCAACGGCGTGAAGAACGTGATGGAACTGACCACCGCCGAAGTCACCAAACTTCGGCATCTGGAAGACGAATACGGCTTGAACGTATCGTCGATCGGGTCGCCCATCGGCAAGGTCAAACTGCTCGATGTCGACGACAAGTCGAAAAACCGGTACGTCCCTTTCGCCCAGTACCTGGAGAAAGACGTCGCCAAAGCGTGCGAATTGGCGCATGCCTTTGAGACGAAGCTGATCCGCGGCTTCTCGTTCTATCATCCCCGCGGCGCCGACCCCCGGGAGCACCTGTCGCAGGTCGTCGATCAGCTGGGGCAGATCGCCGAGGCTTGCCATCGCAGCGACCTGACCTTTGGCCTGGAAGTCGAAGCGAACCTGGTTGGCCAAAGCGGCGACCTGCTGGCCGATATTCACAAGCAGGTGAACCACCCGGCCCTGGTCCTGATCTTCGACGCCGGCAATATCGTCAGCCAGGGCTGCCCGCCCGACGAAGTCTTCGCCCAGTACGAAGCGATGAAGCCCGGCATGGGCTGGATGCATATCAAGGACTACCGTTTCCCGCAGCCGATGGTGAAGGTCGAGCACGTCAACGAGGAAATGCTCAAGCACTTTGTGCCGGCCGACCTGGGCGACAGCGCCCACGAACGCATCCTGCGCGATTTTAAAACCATGCTGCCGGGACTGACTGCCCACCTGCAGCGCCGCGGCGTGCCGGGGGTGTTCCTGGACCTGGAACCGCATGTCAAAGGCGGCGGCCAGTTCGGCGGCTTCAGCGGTCCCGACGGTATGGGCGTCGCTTTGCGGGGACTTTGCCGCGTGCTGGACTATGTCGGTATTAACTACCATCTGCGCGATTTCGACGACATCCAGGACGCCCGCGGTTTCTAG
- a CDS encoding glucosamine-6-phosphate deaminase, translated as MQIDIRETKQEMGAQAAADGAAAIRQALAERGEANVILATGASQFEMLSELCQAPDIDWGKVYFFHLDEYAGMPMTHAASFRKYLKERFVDKLPQAPAHFEYIDAEADLPQECARLAEAIGQRPIDVAFIGIGENAHLAFNDPPADFETESPYLVVDLDDACRRQQHGEGWFPTFDDVPTQAVSMSIRHILKSKRIICTVPDERKAAAVKASVEGPVTPEKPGSILQQHDQTTIYLDRAAASQLASAAK; from the coding sequence ATGCAGATCGACATCCGCGAAACCAAGCAGGAAATGGGTGCGCAGGCCGCAGCCGACGGCGCCGCCGCGATCCGTCAAGCGCTGGCCGAACGGGGGGAAGCGAACGTCATTCTGGCTACGGGCGCATCCCAGTTTGAAATGCTGAGCGAGCTCTGCCAGGCGCCCGACATCGACTGGGGAAAGGTCTATTTTTTCCATCTCGATGAATACGCGGGCATGCCGATGACGCATGCCGCTTCCTTCCGCAAATACCTGAAAGAGCGGTTCGTCGACAAGCTGCCCCAGGCCCCGGCCCATTTTGAATACATCGACGCCGAGGCCGACCTGCCGCAGGAGTGCGCCCGGCTGGCCGAGGCCATTGGCCAGCGCCCGATCGATGTCGCCTTTATCGGCATCGGCGAGAACGCGCATCTGGCCTTTAACGACCCGCCGGCCGACTTTGAAACCGAATCGCCCTACCTGGTGGTCGACCTCGACGACGCCTGCCGCCGGCAACAGCACGGCGAAGGCTGGTTCCCGACTTTCGACGATGTACCGACCCAGGCCGTGTCCATGTCGATCCGCCACATTTTGAAATCCAAACGGATCATTTGCACCGTGCCCGACGAACGGAAGGCGGCCGCCGTCAAGGCTTCCGTCGAAGGCCCCGTTACCCCGGAAAAGCCGGGCTCGATCCTGCAGCAACACGACCAGACGACGATCTACCTGGACCGCGCCGCCGCATCGCAACTGGCGTCGGCCGCAAAGTAG
- a CDS encoding alkaline phosphatase D family protein codes for MRDAIVRPVFLAASGVLLTLLLLASPCLAQHGPLLFAGQGILVGEVTSTTALVQVRLTKTDKLVDGDLPGKAGEMVFRLTEIGPQSAKPQAVIKEAAAVADHDFIVRVQFQNLKPGTKYRCDTTFRPAGDSPLGPVAYFKTLPGAEADEKVRFVVVTGMNYAKFHGDPAIDLKQHKIENNTELPAPYAGPDKHLGYPGLASILKAKPDFFVGTGDNVYYDTPDKPRAETLPEMRKKWHQQFVQPRFRDLFAAVPTYWEIDDHDYRVNDGDNSGDYLPSPATGRRVMLEQLPYGPMGDEKVKTYRTHRVSRDLQIWLVENRLYRSPNAMEDGPGKTIWGAEQTAWLKETLAASDAKFKILISPTPMIGPDDLRKTDNHCDVGGFQHERDAFFAWLKKSGLDQKNFYIVCGDRHWQYHSVDSTGIEEFSCGALVDANSRLGRKPGDPKSTDPQALIRQPYYQTPRSGGYLLVETEPAAGEQPAMLSFIWHDEHGKVLHTTVKK; via the coding sequence ATGCGAGATGCAATCGTTCGTCCGGTTTTCCTGGCAGCCAGCGGCGTTCTGCTGACGCTGCTCCTGCTGGCCAGTCCTTGTCTGGCGCAGCATGGACCGCTGCTCTTTGCAGGTCAGGGAATCCTGGTGGGAGAGGTGACTTCCACGACCGCGCTCGTTCAGGTGCGCCTGACAAAAACCGACAAGCTGGTCGACGGCGATCTGCCGGGCAAAGCGGGCGAAATGGTGTTTCGATTGACGGAGATTGGCCCCCAATCCGCAAAGCCGCAAGCAGTGATCAAAGAGGCCGCAGCAGTTGCGGATCATGACTTTATCGTGCGGGTGCAATTCCAGAACCTGAAGCCGGGGACAAAGTATCGGTGTGATACGACCTTTCGCCCTGCTGGCGACAGCCCCTTGGGGCCCGTCGCTTATTTCAAAACGCTGCCTGGCGCCGAGGCGGATGAGAAGGTTCGCTTTGTGGTCGTCACGGGGATGAACTACGCCAAGTTCCATGGCGACCCGGCGATCGATCTCAAGCAGCATAAAATCGAGAACAACACCGAACTGCCGGCCCCGTATGCGGGACCCGACAAGCATCTGGGCTATCCGGGCCTGGCTTCGATCCTGAAAGCGAAGCCCGACTTTTTCGTCGGCACCGGCGACAACGTCTATTACGACACGCCCGACAAACCGCGGGCGGAAACGTTACCGGAGATGCGGAAGAAATGGCATCAGCAGTTCGTGCAGCCCCGCTTCCGCGATCTGTTCGCCGCCGTGCCGACTTACTGGGAGATCGACGACCACGACTACCGCGTCAACGACGGCGACAACAGCGGCGACTATCTGCCCTCGCCGGCCACGGGTCGCCGGGTCATGCTGGAGCAGCTGCCGTATGGTCCGATGGGCGACGAGAAAGTAAAGACCTACCGCACGCACCGGGTCAGCCGCGACCTGCAGATATGGTTGGTCGAGAATCGCCTGTACCGCAGCCCCAACGCCATGGAGGACGGTCCGGGCAAAACGATCTGGGGCGCCGAGCAGACGGCCTGGCTGAAAGAGACGCTGGCGGCGAGCGACGCGAAGTTCAAGATTCTCATTTCGCCCACGCCGATGATCGGGCCTGACGATCTGCGGAAGACCGACAACCACTGCGATGTCGGCGGCTTCCAGCACGAGCGGGACGCCTTTTTTGCCTGGCTGAAAAAGTCTGGCCTGGACCAGAAGAACTTTTATATCGTCTGCGGCGATCGCCACTGGCAGTACCACTCGGTCGATAGCACCGGCATCGAAGAGTTCTCCTGCGGCGCCCTGGTCGACGCCAACTCCCGGCTGGGCCGCAAGCCGGGCGACCCCAAGTCGACCGACCCCCAAGCCCTCATCCGCCAGCCTTATTACCAGACGCCCCGATCCGGCGGCTACCTCCTGGTCGAGACAGAACCTGCCGCCGGCGAACAGCCCGCCATGCTGTCGTTCATCTGGCACGACGAGCACGGCAAGGTGTTGCATACGACGGTGAAGAAGTAA